The sequence CATTGTGTTGCACCACAGGGTAATTCAATCCCCATTATGACAAATTCATTTGAAGGTAAACAATTGTGTGTTGCATTGCAATGCATCCATTCGTACTTTGGATGGTGAACAGCCAGAAATTCTATTTCTGAGCAAACAGATTCCTCTTTGCATGATAGGACCATGATGTGGCATCATTCCTTGCCTGCAGTCACAGCATTCCAAGCCCATAGACTCTGCTGGGTAGAATAGATGCCAGGGACATAACATAGAGCTCTTGGGGCCAGATAGTCAAATAATGCAAGCCATATGTGCATTGGCGTAAATCTTTGGAAACAGAAATGTAAGATGCATTGTTAacggacttttttttttttaccatccaGGAAAACAGTGAGAGAAAAAAGGGCTACATCTGGAAAAGACGAGCTATAACTATTTCTGTGTTTGCTCTTGAGATCTTCATGAACGGAAAGATTTTAAATTTGACACTGTGAACTCCTAGAAGATAGTGACCTCTTAGTGGTACACCAGGCATGATGAATCACACAAATTTCACCTCAGAAACCAACATGGCTGTTAAATCCAAAACAGTGACTGAAAACATGCTTATCACCCTGACTTTGTCCATAATCACCACCTTGACAATGCTGCTGAATTCTTCTGTCATTTCAGCAATTTGCACAACAAAGAAGCTCCACCAGCCTGCAAACTACTTAATATGTTCCCTGGCTGTTACAGACTTACTTGTTGCCGTTTTGGTCATGCCATTGAGTATTACATATATCGTAATGGAAAGGTGGACTTTGGGCCACTTCCTGTGTGAAATTTGGCTAAGCATCGACATGACCTGCTGCACATGCTCAATACTTCATCTTTGTGTCATTGCACTTGATAGGTACTGGGCAATCACAGATGCTATCGAATATGCCCGGAAAAGAACTGCAAAGAGAGCTGGCTTTATGATTGTCACTGTGTGGACTATCTCAGTTTTCATTTCCATGCCTCCTTTGTTTTGGAGAAACCAGAGCAGTTACAGCAATTCCACTGAGTGTCAGATTCAACACAACCATGTTATCTATACAATTTACTCCACATTAGGGGCATTTTATATCCCTTTGACACTCATCCTGATTCTCTATTACAGAATTTATCATGCTGCAAAGAGTCTTTACCAAAAACGTGGGTCAAGCCGACACCTCAGCAGCAGGAGCACTGACAGCCAAAACTCTTTTGCAAACTGCAAGCTCACACAGACATTCTGTGTATCAGACTTCTCCACATCTGATCCGACCATGGAATTTGACAGAATGAATGCTTCAGTGAGGACTCCAACCTCGGACAATGATCTTGATTTATCTGGAGACCGTCAACAGATCTCCAGTGTACGGGAACGAAAAGCTGCACGCATTCTTGGCCTCATTTTAAGCGCATTCATTTTGTCTTGGTTGCCATTTTTCATTAAGGAGCTCATAGTGGGCATTGGACTTAGCACTGTATCTACAGAACTGGCTCACTTTTTGACATGGCTTGGTTATGTGAATTCTCTTATAAATCCTCTGTTGTACACTAGTTTCAATGAAGATTTTAAACTTGCCTTTAAAAAGCTTGTTAAATGTTGGTAGTACTcttaaaacagctctggaaagtgaCAATGTGACTTGCTGGCCTTAAATATCAGAAAATTCAGCCTATCTTCTTTTTAGATGGAGGCATTAAAAAGGGGATTTGTTTTGCTTGTCTTTAACCTGTGTATCTGTACTACTGTTTTCTACCTCTTTGTATCATGAGTACAAGGGTTTCTATGCCATGAATTTCAAATACATTTTATTACACAgggtctctctttttaaaaaccaaaagtgCATGCAACATAAATTGTGCTTAAGCAGCTTCTAACCAATTATGAGAATCAATCCATCTCAATAATGTCCATTCCTCCACCCCCAGCTGGCTCTTAGGTAGCCATTCATTACAGTATTATTTCCAGTGAGAGGCTAATGGGTGTCTCCTGTATACTGATCCACCCACATCTGTCCTTCAAAAGGTATTGCCTAAAAGTTATTCCTATCTAGAGTAAGTTGTCAGTATATGAAATGTAAGCACTGCTTCCCATCAGAAATAATGGCTTGTGGCATATGCATGCTGGTTTTAATGCCAGCTAGAAATAGGGAAGCAGGAAAGAGGAATCTCTTGAGGAATCCATTGATCTATATGGTGATTCCCATCGACGAAGCAGTGTCTGTGGAAGATCACACCCTGTGGTTTTTATAAAACTATAAGTAGTTTTATAAAACTATTAGATGTCCATACCACACAATTATGACTTGTGTAGTTATGACTACAGAGCTGATTTCTTTGGTCATCTACAGAAATATATGTTTGTTAATTATTGAATACATTAAAGCTCAAGTCGTTCATTTTAAATGATGACTGATGGCCTCTGTCACACTGGAGTGACAATTCCCATGCAGAATCATGGAACTGATATATACTACCATGTTACTGTGATCCTCCTTCATTGTGAGCTATGCTACTGCCACTAATTGATTTTTCAGCTGTTTGCACATCTGTGCCAAAAGCTTCAGCAACTGATATGTAAGCTGTAATATTCAATAGAAACACAGTCTTTGATCTCTCCTTCTCTAGCATTGCAATCTCTTCCCCAACTGCTAATTAGCATCAGGCCTAAGGCTGTACATAATTAAAACTAAGAAGATGTTGATTCTTGGCCAGATGGCTTGCAGTTGCCTGATTAAAACATCAGCTAAGCACAAAGCCACATTTTCAGAAAAGCATGACAACAGCTGATGAAGATACATGGCTCCTCCTGACTGCTCTGAGTCAAAACTAATGATCAAAAATAACCATTCCAAGTGCTATTTGAATATAACCTCTAGGGGTTCACCCAGATGTTCAATAAAAATGTGCAGCCGACTCAAAGTAACAACATAATATCTAATCCACACATAATGATAGCTGCCACTGGAGATGAATGAGTTGCTGGCCTCTCTCTCTAAAGTCTGGATGATGCTTGCCTTGGAACATAAcata is a genomic window of Eublepharis macularius isolate TG4126 chromosome 1, MPM_Emac_v1.0, whole genome shotgun sequence containing:
- the HTR1E gene encoding 5-hydroxytryptamine receptor 1E — its product is MNHTNFTSETNMAVKSKTVTENMLITLTLSIITTLTMLLNSSVISAICTTKKLHQPANYLICSLAVTDLLVAVLVMPLSITYIVMERWTLGHFLCEIWLSIDMTCCTCSILHLCVIALDRYWAITDAIEYARKRTAKRAGFMIVTVWTISVFISMPPLFWRNQSSYSNSTECQIQHNHVIYTIYSTLGAFYIPLTLILILYYRIYHAAKSLYQKRGSSRHLSSRSTDSQNSFANCKLTQTFCVSDFSTSDPTMEFDRMNASVRTPTSDNDLDLSGDRQQISSVRERKAARILGLILSAFILSWLPFFIKELIVGIGLSTVSTELAHFLTWLGYVNSLINPLLYTSFNEDFKLAFKKLVKCW